The DNA sequence GATTAATTGGGATTCCACTATATCTAACAACCGTATGACAGTTGTACTTAAGATATACCCACGCTAATAAGGTATCTATTTTGTGTGCATGCTTTATTCTTTATTACTGTTTTTATTATATGTTGTATATATGCTGCATGTCATAATGTATGTATATAGATTGTGCGTTCTCCTAGTTCATGCAACGGGATAGGAGGCGTCCTTGGCGACACCACAGGCGCCAACACCCCTCTGAAGCCTGAGGTACCCTTCCTCTCCCCAGGTGCTCCCCCACTGGTTCTTGAGCAGCCAGTACGGGGTGCCATCCTCCGCCGTGCCGTACCCAACCGCCGTCACCGCGTGGTTCAAATTGGTGCCGCAGCTGTCCGCGGTCATGACGCCGCCTTTGTAGAACTGGAAGTTATTGGCGTCGACGGCCACGGACACGGGCTGGCCGGCGACAGCCGCGGCGAGCGCGTCCTCGTCGTCTCTGGGCACTTGCTGGTAGCTTCTGACGGCGACCGCCGGCTGGACGTTCTGGCACATGCCCTGCATGGCGGTGTACGGGTAGGCGGCCTCGGTGGCGATGCCGTTGTTGCCGATGACGTACTGGAAGGCGTCCTCCAtggtgccgccgccgcagccgttGTTGTTCCCGTTGGTGGAGCAATCCACCAGTTGCTGCTCTGACAGCGATACTAGCTCGCCGGTGTTGATCTGGTGCATACCCTCGATGGCCGCCACCGCCGAGAACGCCCAGCAACAACCTGTGACGTGAGTAATACGGTGTGTTTCACATATGTTCAGAAAAGTCTACTAGTTAGTGAATATGAATATGTGATGACAGTTGACAGACATGTGTAGCAATTCCTTATTATGATCTGCTTACCGCATTTCTGCTGGTTCTTGACATCGGTGACGGCACCTTTCTTCCTCCAGTCAACCGCCTGCTGGTCCTCTGACGACAGTGTAACATTCGCGTACTTAAAACCAGGCATCTTCTTGCCCGTGGCCGGCAAAGGCTTGAACCCGGTGTACCTCGCCATGAACTCGTCGTGAGTCATGTCGGCGAACCGGTTGATGGCCAGGTGGTACTTCTTGCCGCCTGCGGCGGCATTGGACGTGTCAACAAAGGCGGCGTTCGCCTTGAATACCTGGAACCGGCGTGCCTTCTCAGCCTCATCCTTGTAGGTGCGGCCGTGCTCCACCATCCATTTCTCATGCCTCGCCGTCATTGCCTCCTCGCCATAGCCGGTGCTGCTGGACAGATCCCTGGCAGCGACGGCACAGCCGATGCAGTTGGCAATGGCTAGGACTGTGAGCAGGGCTACTGCCGCTGTGATCAGAGGCTTGTTGTTGGCAATGTAGGACGCCATGGTAGCTGCTGTGGTGGAatgtgtttgtttgtttgtgtgtgtgtgtgtgtaaaaTGAAGGTAGGTAGCTGGATTGTGTGTTCTTGCCTTCTTGGTCTGAGTCCATTAAGCAGGATGCATGCCAGGTGGTCTATATAGAGGACAGCCTCGTGTAACGAGTCAAGAAAAGCCTCTCGATCTCCCTAGATTGTTGGACGGGTTACGTTCTTCATTCGATGCCCAGCTGGTCGTTAGGATGCATGCAAGCAAGTCCTAGATTATACGTCGGTTAATGTTAGGCCAGTCAAGAGTCGTCAGTACATCAAGCTGGAAGAGCAATCACTCGATCGACAATGCATGCAAGCAAGTCCTAGATTATACGTCGGTTAACAATTTATGTACGGACTTCGTTATTTAATAACGGGTGTGTGAAACCCAAGCCCAAAACAATTCCATTATTTC is a window from the Sorghum bicolor cultivar BTx623 chromosome 5, Sorghum_bicolor_NCBIv3, whole genome shotgun sequence genome containing:
- the LOC8079751 gene encoding senescence-specific cysteine protease SAG39 codes for the protein MASYIANNKPLITAAVALLTVLAIANCIGCAVAARDLSSSTGYGEEAMTARHEKWMVEHGRTYKDEAEKARRFQVFKANAAFVDTSNAAAGGKKYHLAINRFADMTHDEFMARYTGFKPLPATGKKMPGFKYANVTLSSEDQQAVDWRKKGAVTDVKNQQKCGCCWAFSAVAAIEGMHQINTGELVSLSEQQLVDCSTNGNNNGCGGGTMEDAFQYVIGNNGIATEAAYPYTAMQGMCQNVQPAVAVRSYQQVPRDDEDALAAAVAGQPVSVAVDANNFQFYKGGVMTADSCGTNLNHAVTAVGYGTAEDGTPYWLLKNQWGSTWGEEGYLRLQRGVGACGVAKDASYPVA